From Mycobacterium lacus, one genomic window encodes:
- a CDS encoding salicylate synthase, whose product MTELSVETDSISTASPPMPVIPMPADVNPADLAAELAVLLAEPAGEEYLLYEHDGQWVLAVGVRAMVELDSDELRIIRDGVTRRQQWSGRPGPVLGEAVDRLLLETQQAFGWIAFEFGAHRYGLQQRLAPHTPLARVFWPRTRIVVSADAVRLFGAGAGHGEAVQRLLGDGVRDLPQASPVEVAGDPSGYRDRVTAAVGEIAAGSYHKVILSRCVDVPFALDFPSTYRLGRRHNTPARSFLLRLGGIRALGYSPELVAAVHPDGGVVTEPLAGTRALGRGRARDRQARDDLQSDSKEIVEHAISVRSSLQEITEVAEPGTAAVVDFMTVRERGSVQHLGSTISARLDPQRDRMDALEALFPAVTASGIPKAAGVEAILRLDEGPRGLYSGAVVMFSADGGLDAALALRAAYERDGHTWLRAGAGIIKASEPEREFEETCEKLSTLAPYLIARR is encoded by the coding sequence GTGACCGAGCTCAGCGTCGAGACAGATTCCATCAGCACCGCGTCACCGCCCATGCCAGTCATTCCGATGCCCGCCGATGTGAACCCGGCCGACCTGGCAGCCGAACTGGCCGTCCTGCTGGCCGAGCCCGCCGGCGAGGAATACCTGCTCTACGAGCACGACGGTCAATGGGTCCTGGCCGTGGGCGTGCGGGCGATGGTGGAGTTGGACAGCGACGAACTGCGCATCATCCGCGACGGCGTGACCCGGCGGCAACAGTGGTCGGGCAGGCCGGGACCGGTCCTGGGCGAAGCGGTGGACCGGCTGTTGCTGGAAACCCAGCAAGCCTTCGGCTGGATAGCCTTCGAATTCGGCGCGCACCGCTATGGGCTGCAGCAGCGCCTGGCGCCGCACACCCCGCTTGCCCGAGTGTTTTGGCCCCGGACCCGGATCGTCGTGAGCGCGGATGCGGTTCGCCTTTTCGGCGCAGGGGCTGGTCACGGCGAGGCGGTGCAGCGGCTACTCGGCGACGGTGTGCGCGATTTGCCGCAGGCCTCGCCGGTCGAGGTGGCCGGGGACCCGTCCGGCTACCGCGATCGGGTGACGGCGGCCGTTGGTGAGATCGCCGCCGGTAGCTATCACAAGGTGATCTTGTCTCGTTGTGTCGACGTGCCTTTCGCGCTCGACTTCCCTTCGACCTACCGGCTGGGTCGCCGGCACAATACCCCGGCGCGGTCGTTCTTGTTGCGGCTAGGTGGAATTCGCGCCTTGGGCTACAGCCCGGAATTGGTCGCCGCCGTTCACCCCGACGGTGGGGTGGTCACCGAGCCGCTGGCCGGCACCCGAGCGCTGGGGCGCGGTCGTGCGCGTGACCGGCAGGCTCGTGACGACCTGCAATCGGATTCCAAAGAGATTGTCGAGCATGCCATTTCAGTGCGAAGCTCACTTCAGGAGATCACCGAGGTCGCCGAGCCGGGGACGGCGGCCGTCGTCGATTTCATGACGGTGCGCGAGCGCGGCAGCGTGCAGCACCTGGGTTCGACGATCAGTGCGCGGCTGGACCCGCAGCGCGACCGGATGGATGCTCTTGAGGCGCTGTTCCCCGCGGTCACCGCGTCGGGGATTCCGAAGGCGGCCGGCGTCGAAGCCATCCTGCGTCTCGATGAAGGCCCACGAGGCCTGTATTCGGGTGCGGTCGTGATGTTTTCGGCAGACGGTGGGCTCGATGCCGCGCTGGCGCTGCGGGCCGCCTACGAACGCGACGGCCACACCTGGCTGCGGGCCGGCGCCGGCATCATCAAGGCATCGGAACCCGAGCGCGAATTCGAGGAGACCTGCGAGAAGCTGTCCACACTGGCGCCGTATCTCATCGCGCGTCGGTAG
- a CDS encoding sodium-dependent bicarbonate transport family permease has protein sequence MLHEFWENFTHNLFKPLLLFFYFGFLIPILKVRFEFPYVIYQGLTMYLLLAIGWHGGEELAKIKPSAIGNIAGFMVLGVLLNCAIGLVAYFLLSILTKMRRVDRATVAGYYGSDSAGTFATCVAFLTSVGIAFNAYMPVMLALMEIPGCLVALYLVARLRHRGLSEAGYMPDEPGYVPPAKVGVGPGTAARPARGESLASQHEREIEEELEISLEKREHPDWDHPDEVKESGQRQSFFSRELLQEVFLNPGLCLLVGGIVIGLISGLQGEKVVHDDDTFFVTAFQGVLALFLLEMGMTASRKLRDLRSAGAGFIFFGLLAPNLFATLGIFLGHTYAYFTNSDFKPGTYVLFAVLCAAASYIAVPAVQRLAIPEASPTLPLAASLGLTFSYNVTIGIPLYIEIARIVGQWFNTV, from the coding sequence ATGCTGCATGAGTTTTGGGAAAACTTCACCCACAACCTGTTCAAGCCGCTGTTGCTGTTCTTCTACTTCGGATTCCTGATCCCGATCCTGAAAGTGCGGTTCGAATTCCCGTACGTGATCTACCAGGGCCTCACCATGTACCTGCTGCTGGCTATCGGCTGGCACGGGGGCGAAGAGCTCGCCAAGATCAAGCCGTCCGCGATCGGCAACATCGCCGGTTTCATGGTTTTGGGCGTTCTTCTGAACTGCGCGATCGGTTTGGTTGCCTACTTTTTGCTGAGCATTTTGACGAAAATGCGCCGGGTCGATAGAGCGACGGTCGCCGGCTATTACGGGTCGGACTCGGCAGGGACCTTCGCCACTTGCGTGGCCTTTCTCACCAGCGTCGGCATCGCCTTCAACGCCTATATGCCCGTCATGCTGGCCCTCATGGAGATCCCCGGTTGCCTGGTGGCGCTGTACCTGGTGGCGCGACTGCGGCATCGGGGACTGAGCGAGGCGGGGTACATGCCGGACGAGCCCGGCTACGTCCCACCGGCGAAGGTCGGGGTGGGGCCCGGCACCGCCGCCCGGCCCGCTCGCGGCGAGAGCCTGGCGAGCCAGCACGAACGGGAGATCGAAGAGGAATTGGAGATATCACTGGAAAAGCGGGAACATCCCGACTGGGACCACCCGGACGAAGTCAAGGAGAGCGGCCAGCGACAGTCCTTCTTCTCCCGTGAGCTCCTGCAGGAAGTCTTCCTCAACCCAGGCCTGTGCCTGTTGGTCGGCGGCATCGTCATCGGCCTCATCAGTGGGCTGCAGGGCGAGAAAGTGGTCCACGACGACGACACTTTCTTCGTCACGGCCTTCCAAGGCGTGCTCGCCCTGTTCCTGCTCGAGATGGGCATGACGGCCTCGCGCAAGTTGAGGGACCTGCGGTCGGCGGGCGCCGGTTTCATCTTCTTCGGTCTGCTGGCGCCGAATCTGTTTGCGACGCTTGGGATCTTCCTCGGGCACACCTACGCCTACTTCACCAATAGCGACTTCAAGCCAGGCACCTACGTGTTGTTCGCGGTGCTGTGCGCAGCCGCGTCCTACATCGCCGTACCTGCCGTTCAGCGGCTTGCGATCCCCGAGGCCAGCCCGACCCTGCCGCTGGCCGCGTCGCTGGGTTTGACGTTCTCGTACAACGTCACGATCGGCATTCCGCTCTACATCGAGATCGCCCGCATTGTCGGGCAATGGTTCAATACGGTCTAG
- the hemW gene encoding radical SAM family heme chaperone HemW, which yields MALREAPVDLPEVRPIPGRPFGLYVHVPFCVTRCGYCDFNTYTPAELGGVNPDAWLLAVRTELEMAAARLDAAVVHTVFVGGGTPSLLGGERLATLLDMVREHFVLTPGAEVTTEANPESTWPEFFAAIRAAGYTRVSLGMQSVAPRVLATLDRVHSPGRALAAAREAMGAGFDHVNLDLIYGTPGESDDDVLRSVDAAVEAGVDHVSAYALVVEDGTALARRVRSGELAAPDDDVLAHRYELVDARLSEAGLTWYEVSNWSKPGGECRHNLGYWDGGQWWGAGPGAHGYVGATRWWNVKHPSTYARLLAGARLPVAGFEQLGSEALHTEDVLLKIRLRQGLPLALLGAAERERAGTLLAEGVADRLLVSDGDTVVLTRRGRLLADAVVRTLLG from the coding sequence ATGGCCCTTCGCGAGGCACCGGTGGACCTACCCGAGGTGCGGCCGATTCCAGGACGGCCCTTCGGGTTGTACGTGCACGTGCCATTCTGCGTAACCCGTTGCGGGTATTGCGATTTCAATACCTACACCCCGGCCGAGCTGGGTGGGGTGAACCCGGACGCCTGGTTGCTGGCGGTGCGGACCGAGCTCGAGATGGCGGCCGCACGGCTGGACGCTGCGGTGGTGCACACCGTGTTCGTCGGCGGCGGGACGCCGTCACTGCTGGGCGGTGAGCGCCTGGCCACACTGCTGGATATGGTGCGGGAGCATTTCGTGCTGACTCCCGGTGCCGAGGTCACGACCGAGGCCAACCCGGAGTCGACGTGGCCGGAATTCTTCGCGGCGATCCGAGCGGCCGGTTACACCAGGGTGTCGCTCGGCATGCAGTCGGTGGCGCCGCGGGTGCTGGCGACGCTCGACCGGGTCCACTCGCCGGGGAGGGCGTTGGCCGCGGCCCGCGAGGCGATGGGCGCGGGCTTCGACCACGTCAACCTCGACCTGATTTACGGCACCCCTGGCGAGTCGGATGACGACGTGCTCCGGTCGGTCGACGCGGCGGTGGAGGCCGGTGTCGACCATGTGTCCGCGTACGCCCTCGTCGTCGAGGATGGCACCGCGTTGGCACGGCGGGTTCGCAGTGGCGAGCTGGCCGCGCCCGACGACGACGTGCTGGCGCATCGCTACGAGCTGGTCGACGCGCGGCTATCCGAGGCCGGGTTGACCTGGTACGAGGTGTCCAACTGGTCGAAACCCGGCGGTGAATGCCGGCATAACCTTGGGTACTGGGACGGTGGCCAGTGGTGGGGCGCAGGACCGGGAGCGCACGGTTACGTCGGCGCGACGCGCTGGTGGAATGTCAAGCACCCCAGCACCTATGCGCGGCTGCTGGCCGGTGCGAGGCTGCCGGTAGCGGGCTTCGAACAGCTCGGTTCCGAGGCGTTGCACACCGAAGACGTGCTGTTGAAAATCCGGTTGCGCCAAGGGCTGCCGCTTGCCCTGCTGGGTGCCGCCGAACGCGAGCGCGCCGGGACCCTCTTGGCTGAGGGGGTGGCCGACCGGTTGCTGGTATCCGACGGCGACACTGTGGTGCTCACCCGGCGGGGGCGGTTGCTGGCCGACGCGGTGGTGCGCACGCTGTTGGGGTAA
- a CDS encoding transglycosylase family protein, producing MLAVTALAGAVPVLSVAVSTGSSHADSVNWEAIAQCESGGNWAADTGNGFYGGLQISEPTWEGNGGTGLPSTTSPDGQIEVADRIMATQGPGAWPRCSSCSRGDAPAGSLTQILTALMASGGGCMGNNDD from the coding sequence TTGCTCGCGGTGACAGCCCTCGCGGGTGCTGTCCCGGTTTTGTCGGTCGCGGTATCGACCGGCAGCTCGCACGCGGACAGCGTCAACTGGGAAGCCATCGCGCAATGCGAATCCGGCGGCAACTGGGCAGCCGATACCGGCAACGGTTTCTACGGTGGTCTGCAGATCAGCGAGCCGACGTGGGAGGGCAACGGCGGAACCGGATTGCCGTCGACCACGAGCCCGGACGGGCAGATCGAAGTCGCGGACAGGATCATGGCCACCCAGGGACCGGGCGCGTGGCCGAGATGCAGTTCCTGCAGTCGTGGCGATGCCCCGGCGGGTTCCCTGACCCAGATCCTGACAGCCCTGATGGCGTCCGGCGGGGGCTGCATGGGCAACAACGACGACTGA